The Haemorhous mexicanus isolate bHaeMex1 chromosome 35, bHaeMex1.pri, whole genome shotgun sequence genome contains the following window.
CCGCGCCGGGGTCCGGGCGGGGGCGACGCCGCAGTCGGACGGAACTCGGGTGCCACGGATCACCCGGCGGCGCGGGCCGAGCTGGGCGGCGGGGGCcgcgcggccccggcggcggGTCCGGTACCTTTCACCACGTCGCATTCCACCACGGGGCCGTACTGCTGGAAGAGCGAGCGCAGCTCCCCGCTCGTGCACGCGGCCGACACATTCCCCACGAAGATCTTGCAGGTGTTGGTGGGGCGCGGCCGGGAAGGCTCCACCACGATGCGGCGGCCGTGCAGCTGGTGCCCGTTGAGCTGCGAGATGGCGCGCGCGGCCGCCGCCTCGTCCCGCAGGTGCACGAAAGCGAACTGTTTCATGAGGGCGACGCCCAGCACCGGCCCCGCGGCGCCTGCGAAAAGCTCGCTCAACTCCTCCGCCGTCGCCTCCTCGGGGACGTTGCCCACGAAGAGTTTGATGCCAGGACGCATCGCGGCGGGGATCACTGGGGGGAGCGCGGCGGGGACAGAaccggcagcggcggcggcggcttcAAAATGGCGGCGGTTCCTGAGGGCGGCGGGGGCGGTGCCGCGCGCAGCGCGCCTGCGTGCCGTGCGCACCGCCCTCCCTCAGCGCGCCTGCGTGCCGTGCGCACCGCCCTCCCTCAGCGCGCCTGCGTGCCGTGCGCAACGCGCGTGTGAGCCCCGCCCTCTCTTTTCCCGCCGCGTTAGCCCCGCCCATTTATGCTTTAAGCCACGCCCTCGTCAGCATGGCCACGCCTCCTTAAAGGAGCCGCAGCGGCTGCAGAGCGAGAGGCTCCCAACTCTTTATTCGGTCCCGGGGGGCTCCTAGAGGTTGGAGCTGGGGGTCTCCATGGCGGGGGTCTGCAGGGGAGCCCCACGGCTGCGGTCGCGCTCCTCCCAGAGGGTGACACCGTCGCAGGTACAGACGCGTTTGGGGTTCTGGAAGAGTCCGGC
Protein-coding sequences here:
- the RBM14 gene encoding RNA-binding protein 14 isoform X2 yields the protein MRPGIKLFVGNVPEEATAEELSELFAGAAGPVLGVALMKQFAFVHLRDEAAAARAISQLNGHQLHGRRIVVEPSRPRPTNTCKIFVGNVSAACTSGELRSLFQQYGPVVECDVVKGTAPSAVCPSWPITGA